In Sander lucioperca isolate FBNREF2018 chromosome 12, SLUC_FBN_1.2, whole genome shotgun sequence, one DNA window encodes the following:
- the LOC116041076 gene encoding transcription factor HES-5-like encodes MWQPCVLQSPSQRSHWLVDCEKLQQAQDPHIHMEIWVYKYRAEAEKKAAQIQLALRTEQERSNSTAMAPTVFGQASYPKEHLTPAHKLRKPMVEKMRRDRINTSIEQLKSLLGPEFLRQQPDSKQEKADILEMAVSYLRCWQQQKQQHQTSATPGLMTGSDGYSRCVQEAVSFLSHCEVQTQAHRRLLSHFQGLQGSSHSPCTLSPPGSPLHQVSSSKGQASSALWRPW; translated from the exons ATGTGGCAGCCCTGCGTTCTTCAAAGCCCTTCCCAGCGCTCTCATTGGCTGGTGGACTGTGAGAAACTCCAACAAGCCCAAGACCCACACATTCATATGGAGATTTGGGTGTATAAATACAGGGCAGAGGCAGAGAAGAAGGCAGCTCAGATTCAACTGGCTCTTCGCACCGAGCAGGAACGCTCTAACTCTACAGCAATGGCGCCCACTGTTTTTGGACAAGCAAGCTATCCTAAGGAACACCTGACTCCTGCTCACAAG ctgAGAAAGCCAATGGTGGAGAAAATGCGCAGAGACCGCATCAACACCAGCATCGAGCAGCTGAAATCCCTGCTGGGTCCTGAGTTCCTCAGGCAGCAACCCGACTCTAAGCAAGAGAAGGCGGACATATTGGAGATGGCCGTGTCCTATCTGAGATGCtggcagcagcagaagcagcagcatcAGACCAGCGCGACCCCTGGCCTGATGACGGGCAGCGACGGCTACTCCCGCTGCGTGCAGGAGGCCGTCAGCTTCCTGTCCCACTGTGAGGTCCAGACTCAGGCCCACCGACGGCTGCTCAGCCACTTCCAGGGCTTGCAGGGGTCCAGCCACAGTCCCTGCACCCTCTCCCCTCCTGGCTCTCCACTCCATCAGGTCAGCTCCAGCAAGGGTCAGGCCAGCAGTGCTCTGTGGAGGCCCTGGTAG